Within Mongoliitalea daihaiensis, the genomic segment ATCGGGAATTCCTCAAATCTGGATTCTGGATATGCTTACTGGTGCAGTCAAACAAGTGACTTTTTTTGGTGTAACCCAGTCTGGAATGCGTGTATCTGAATTCGGGATGGGTATTTCTTGGACTGATAATGGTCGGGCTCTAGTATTTCCTGTTAGAGGCACTGCTGGCTCCACAACTTTGGTCAAGGCGACTTTGATTAATTAGTCCATTGTTTCAAATCTTAATCGGCAATTCCCTAACCCTTGTCCCTGTACAATCAAACACGGCATTGGCAATGGCTGCGGCTACTGGCCCTTGTGCAGCTTCTCCAGCACCTAAGGGAGGGAGTTCAGGTCTATTGATGATTTGAACTTCCACAACGGGAATATCTTTTGAAGAGATTATAGGGTAGCTGTTCCAATCTCTACTCAAAATCCCATTTTCATCATAGGATACGGCCTCCATCATCGTCCAACTTGCGGATTGGATCATACCACCTTCAGTTTGGTTAATCAGTCCGTCGGGATTGATGCATTGTCCCGCATCGATTACTCCGGTTAACTTTTGAAGGGTGTAAGATTTTTTATCGGAACTTAGTTCAACTTCGGCAAGTACAGCAAAGTAGGCAGCCGAATTTTTGTATTGGGAAAATGCGATGCCGTAACCCTTATTTTCCTGTGAATTGCGGCTAGCCCAATTAGTTTTATCTCGCAGTTCCTCTAATACAGCGATAGCTCGTGGATCCTGAAGGTTTTGGATTCTAAATACAAATGGGTCTAATCCTGCTAAACTCGCCAATTCATCTATAAAGGATTCCAAGGCGAAGATATTTGCATATGCACCAAGTCCCCGTAATGCTGAGGTACGCAATGGCCCTTCGTAATTATGTAAGTAAAGATTATAATGTGGTACAATGTACAAAGGTATGGCATTGCGATAGGCTCCACCGGAAAATCCTCTTTTGTTGAATGGAATGGATTTTTCCAAATGTCTTGCTGATACAAAGTGACCTGCTTGACCATTTGGGCGGGTGCTATGGGTGTCTGACCATAGGTTACTTTCCATGGCTTGCAGGTAGCCATCTGCTGATATCCCTGCTTCCAAATCAAGAATCATAGCCGAACCATAGGGTTCCCATTGATGTTCATCCTCCCGCATCCATTGCAGGCGGATAGTTTTATTCGGATACTTTTGAGCGATAATTGCTGCCTCAGCTGAAACATCATCTGCCCCATTGTGTCCATAGCATCCTGACCCCGGAACCCCAATGCAACGGATTTTTTCAGGATCTAGGGAAAAGAGGTCTGAAAGTGTAGCTCGCAAAGGATACACTCCTTGGGTTGGCGACCATACGGTTAATCCTTCTTCGGTCCATTTGGCTAGCGCACAAGATGGGCCCGCTGATGCATGCATGTGATAGGGCTTTTGATAGCTGGCTTTCAAGCGGAGTTCGGCATTGGATATGCTTGAAATAGTTTTCGGATCTGTTCGTATAACTTCCGGTTTTTGTGCATGCTTACGCATATCTGAGAAAAGCTGCGAAGGCATGGTTTCAATGCTAGGCTTTTCCCAAACGGCTATGACTTTCATTTTTTCCCAAGCTTTGACCGCTTGATATTCTCGTTCAGCGATCACTGCTACAAAATTACCATCCACAAGTACATCCGAAATTCCTGGGAGTGCTGTAATTTTATCTTTTTTTAATTCCTCTAATTGGGCTCCGTAAGAAGGAGGGTGTAGCACACGGGCATGAACCATATCTGGGAAACTCAAATCATGGACAAAGTGGGCCTTGCCTTGTACCAATTGCCGAATATCTTCTCTAGGAATGGGTTTGCCTACATATTGATGTTGGGCAGGTTCTAAGATGGGAGCATTTCCAGTAATATGCCGTTTATAATATTGCCCATCTAATAATTCCCAATAACTCACTTGACGATTATCAGCGGCATAAATGCTTCCATCTTTGATGGTCAAGGATTCTAGGGGTACATCCAGTCTTTCTGATGCTAATTGTACTAGAAAGAATTTAGCCTCTGCTGCTGCTTGACGAATGGCTTTCCCACTTCCTTCGATGGAATTGCTACCTGCTGTGTAGCCTTCATTGGCAGTTTGCCCGGTGTCACCGTTAATAATGTGGCATCGGTTGATATCCACTTGAAGTTCGTCAGCTGCAATCTGGATAAGTGCGGTTCGAATACCTTGTCCAAGTTCCTTTTTGCCGGTCAAGACCGTGACATGTCCTTCTGAATCCAACCGTATCCAAGAATCGATCAATTCTCTCCCTAAATGAGGTCGCTCAGGTATTCCATTGTATATAGCATGTAATTCATCTTCCTTGGTTGTACAGTTGAGCAAGGGGAACAGTTGAAAGCCAATGAGTAATTGCCCGCTTTTTTTCAAAAAATCACGTCTATTGGTTTTTAAGAGTTTCATAGCTTAAGTAGTTGAGGTGAATTTTTTAACCACATCGACAAATCTGCTATGAGTACCACATCGGCAAATGACCTTAGAGAGCGCTTCTTTGATTTCTTTTTCCGAGGGTTTTGGCACATCCTTAATCAGAGCAAGTGCTGCTATGATCATTCCATTAACACAATACCCACATTGCGCTGCCTGAACATCAAAAAATGCTTCTTGTATGGGGTGGGTTTTTCCATTTTGGGATAGTCCTTCAATAGTTTGAATTTTTTTTCCTTCAAAAGTGGCACAAGGTATCCTGCATGTATAGCTCGCTTCTCCATTCGACAAAACCATGCAGGAACCGCATTGATGTAATCCGCATCCAAATTTGGGGCCTTTCAGTGCGAAATCATTTCTCAGGATATATAACAATGGTTCTTCTGGATCTGCTTCCAATAGTTTTCGCTCACCATTTATATGCAGTTCAATCGATTTATTCATGAAAATCTTTGGCTTTTGAACCTTAATATTCTGATTCTCATCTAAAAAAACATCTGTTTTTGTGTAAACGGGGAGATAAGTTGGTTAGTGGGTGCCAAAAATCATAAAAAATAAAAAAGCATCCCTTTGAGAGGATGCTTTAACTGGAGGTCGCGAGCGGATTCGAACCGCTGTACAAGGTTTTGCAGACCTCTGCCTAGCCACTCGGCCACACGACCTTTTTCGTTGTGCAAATGTAGAAAAATAGAGTTATCCTCCAAAAAATATTTGAAAATAAAATTTAAAACATAAGGGTAATTTATAGCTGTTATAAATTGTATTTATATGAAAAATAGCTTGGAAATCTCAAAATCAGCATTCAACGTGTCTAGCCTAAAAGATTTCTTTATTTATAATTTTTCTAAATAAGTTAAGTTTATGCTGTTCATGACTTAAATAACTGCTTTTCAGGGATTTATAAAAATCAAACATTTTTTAATGCCTATTCGTAGGGTATTTGACCTCAGTTTGAAAAATAGAATTGGGGTAGTACATTTGCAGGGATTATCCGTATAGGTGAAAAAACTGTTTTAATAAACAATAAATATGTCGATCAAGCGCTCTTTATTAAGTGTTCCCTTGAGATTTGGGTACGTGATGATGTTTTTCTTCCTACTATTAGGAAGTGGGGTCATGGCTGCCAATCCTGAAGTCTCAGACAGTGAGGAGGCAATTGCTGCCGGAAAGTCTATCTTCAATACCAATTGTAAAACCTGTCACAGATTAGACCAAAAAAATGTTGGTCCAGCTTTGAGAGGCGTTACAGACAGGCATTCGATAGAATGGACTACAAAATTCATTCGTAATTCTCAGGCTCTCATTGCCACAGGTGATGCTGAGGCTGTAGCCATTTACAATGAATACAATCAATTGGCCATGCCGCCACATGAATTTTTGTCAGATGACGATGTGATGAATTTGTTAGCTTACATCGAGTATGGTGACAAAGCCGAGGCAGTAGCTGCTACAGGTGACGGAGGTGGTGCCGTTGCACAAGGTGGAGGTTCTGGTATTCCAAGTGAATATTTAACAATTATTCTTGCTGTACTTGTTGTCGTTTTATTATTGATTTTAATTGTTTTGGGACTAATCATCTCAATTTTGACCAAATATTTGGGCAATCAGAATCTAGAAGAAGATGACAAAGAATATATCAATCAACGATTTGATTTCAAAAAGCTTGTTAAAAGTGACGCTTTTGTTCTGATAGTTACTGCCTTAGTTGTAGCTCTAGTAGCTAAGACAGCAATTGATGGTTTATACTCAGTAGGTATTCAACAAGGCTACGCTCCAACACAACCAATTGCATTTTCTCATGCTCTACATGCAGGTCAATATGAGATGGAATGCCAATATTGCCATACTGGTGTTGAACTTGGTAAATCGGCAAATATTCCTTCTGCCAATATCTGTATGAACTGCCACATGCATATCCAAAATGTAGGTGGTCAGGATGGTATGTCGCCTGAAATCGCAAAGATATATGCGGCAGTAGAAGAAAATAGACCTATTGAGTGGGTTCGTATTCACAACTTACCAGACTTAGCATATTTTAATCACGCACAGCACGTAGCAGTAGGTGGCATTGAATGTCAAACTTGTCACGGACCTATCGAGGAAATGGAGGTTGTATATCAGCATTCCACGTTAACGATGGGTTGGTGTATAGACTGTCATAGACAGACAGACATCAAAGCTCAGGGCAATGAGTACTATGATAAATTAGTTCAACTTCATTCCAGCTCCAAAGGATCACTTAAAGTGAAAGATATTGGTGGTTTGGAATGCTCTAAGTGTCACTATTAATTTAAATCAATTAGCAACCTACTTTTCTTGAATATACAATGAAGGAAAATAAAAAGACCTACTGGAAAGGGTTAGAAGAACTGACAAACGATGAGTCAGTTGTAAGAAACGCTGAAAGAGAATTCCCAGAGGGTCCTTCCAATTTGGATGGCTCTTCTCGTAGAGATTTCTTAAAAATGATGGGCTTTAGCTTAGCTGCTGCTTCTTTAGCAGCGTGTGAAGCACCTGTCAGAAAAGCAATCCCTTATGTAAACAAGCCGGTTGATATCAACCCTTCCATACCTAACTATTATGCATCTACTTTCGCTTCTGGCGGGGATTATGCTTCTATCGTAGTTAAAACACGTGAAGGTAGACCTATAAAAATTGATGGCAACGAGTTGTCTCCTATATCTCAAGGTGGTACTTCTGCAATCGTAGAGGCTTCCGTATTATCATTATATGATAAGCAAAGAGTTGCAGGGCCGATGATTGATGGTGAAAAAGTTGAGTGGGCTGCACTTGATGCTCAAGTGAAGTCTCAATTAGCTTCTGCTGGTTCCGTCAAAATTGTCACGAATACTATTCTTTCTCCTTCCACAGAAAAAGCCTTGCAACAATTTGCTGAAGCTTTTGGAGGAGCGGAAATTATTTCCTACGACCCAGTTTCTAGCTATGGTATTACCAAAGCAGCTGAATTGACTTATGGTACGGCTATGTTGCCTACCTACCGATTCGATAAAGCCTCTGTAATTGTAAGCTTTGCAGCCGATTTCTTGGGGACTTGGATTTCCCCAATTGAGTTTGCAAAACAGTACAGCAAAACAAGGAAAATCACGAAAGAAAAGCCAGAAATGTCCAGACATTTCCAGTTTGAGTCCAATCTTTCCCTTACTGGAGCAAATGCAGATTACAGAACACCTATAAAGGCTTCTCAAACTGGCTTAGCGGTGCTTGCATTATACAATGCATTAGCTAAAAAAGCTGGTGGTGCTACATTTAATGCGGCAGCAGTTGATGTTGCTTACTTGGACAAAGCAGCAAACGAACTATGGGCTAACAGAGGTAAATCTATTGTAGTTGCCTCCTCAAATGATCCTAACGTACAAATTGTAATTAACGCTATCAATGATTTGCTTGATAACAATGGTGTTACGGTAGATTTTTCGACCCCATCTTACTTTAGAAAAGGGAACGACGTCAACATGAATCAGTTTGTTGCTGATTTGAAATCAGGCAGAGTGGGTGGCGTTGTATTCTACAATTGTAACCCAGTGTATGATTATGTGAAGGGTGCTGAACTAGGTGAAGCTATCGCTAAGGCTAAAGTTTCTATCACTACCAATGGTACGTTGGATGAGACTGCTTCCTTGGTGAAGATGGTTGCTCCTGATCATCATTATTTGGAGTCATGGAATGATTTTAATCCAAGAAAAGGGCATTACAGCTTATCACAGCCTGTTATTTCACCTTTATTCAATACGAGACAAGCTCAAGATTCTTTCTTGACTTGGGCTGGAAACGATACTAACTATTATGATTTCCTTCAGGAAAATTGGAAATCATCTTTCTTTGCTTCCCAATCAGAGATTGCTACATTCCAAGAGTTTTGGGATAGAACATTGTTTAATGGGGTTTACACCGTCGAAAGTAGTAGTTCTCCTGTAAATGGTTCCGCTGATTTAGTGGTTGCTGCAAGTGGAATTACCAAAGTGTACAAAGCAGATAATGCTGGTACTGAGTTGGTCGTGTACACAAAGGTAGGTATTGGTAGTGGGGCATTTTCCAATAACCCTTGGTTACAGGAGATGTCAGATCCAATTTCCAAAGCTACTTGGGATAATTATTTGACAGTATCACAGGCTTGGGCAGCAGAGCAAGGACTAAAAATGTTTGAAGGCGCTACCAAAAAAGCTAAAGTTACTATAGGGGAGAAGTCAATCCTTGTTCCAGTGATGGTACAGCCTGGTCAAGCAAAAGGTACTGTAGGTCTGGCTTTGGGTTATGGTAGATCCAAAGCAGGAAGAGTTGCAGACGGTGTCGGAGTTAATGCCTATGATTTACTAACCAATGCAAATGGCTTTACCACTTATGATATCACAGATGGTGTGAGCATAGAGTTGACGAGTGATTCTTATAAAATAGCTCAGACTCAAACTCATCAGACTTACATGGATAGACAGTATGTTATCCAAGAGTCGACATTGCCTGAATATAAAGAAAATCCATCTGCTGGTAGAGATTTCCCTAAAGTATATATGGAAGGGGAGTTTGTGAAACCAAGCAAAATTTCTTTGTGGAAAGGTCATAGATATTCTAATCACCACTGGGGGTTAGCCATTGACATGAACTCCTGTATTGGTTGCGGTGCTTGTACTGTTGCTTGTCAAGTTGAGAATAACGTGTCAGTAGTTGGTAAAGAAGAAGTGTTGAATAGAAGAGAGATGGCTTGGATTCGTATCGACCGATACTATTCCTCTCCAGAGGGTGCTTCTAGTAATAAGGAATTGGAAGCTGCTGCTGACAACCCTGAAGTTATATTCCAGCCAATGATGTGTCAGCACTGTAACAACGCTCCTTGTGAGACGGTATGTCCGGTTGCTGCAACAACACATTCCTCTGAAGGTTTAAATCAAATGACTTATAACAGATGTATTGGTACTAGATATTGTGCCAATAACTGTCCGTATAAGGTTAGAAGATTTAACTGGTTCAAGTATCATGACAATAAAGCTTTTGCTGCAGTTAACGTTGCACAAAACGACGATATGGGAAAAATGGTATTGAATCCAGATGTAACAGTGAGAGCTCGTGGTGTTATTGAGAAGTGTTCCATGTGTGTGCAGCGAATTCAATCAGGAAAGCTTACTGCAAGAAAAGAAGGTAGAAGAGTTCAAGATGGTGAAATCAACACTGCTTGTGCAACTGCTTGTCCTACGAATGCGATTGTTTTTGGTGACATGAATGACCCTGAAAGCAATATCACCAAGATGTTGAAGATCGAGGATAACAATGATTCTCCGACAAAAGAGGTGGGTGAGGAAAGAGCTTTCCACGTGTTGGAGTACTTAAATGTAAATCCGAATGTGTGGTACTTTACCAAAATTAGAAATAAGGATAAATCTGAAGCGTAATTAATAATTTTATAAGATATGCAGGTAACTTCATCCGTACGCGAGCCGCTAATAACCGGCGGTAAAACCTTAAAAGATGTAACCCATGATATCTCAAGACAGGTAGAAGGCAAACCATCAATTGGTTGGATTCTTGGTCTTTTGGTTTCTCTCGGTGCCTTAGGCTTAGGTGGGCTTGCTTTGGCAGCCACACTTTGGGAAGGTATTGGAATGTGGGGATTAAATAAAACCGTCGGTTGGGCATGGGACATCACCAACTTTGTTTGGTGGGTCGGTATTGGTCACGCTGGTACATTGATTTCAGCAGTTTTGTTGCTATTCAGACAGAAATGGAGAATGGCTATCAACCGTGCTGCTGAGGCGATGACGATTTTTGCAGTCATTTGTGCAGCCATGTTTCCAGTTATACACATGGGAAGACCATGGGTAGGTGCTTACTGGGCGCTGCCACTTCCGAATACTTGGGGTTCTTTGTGGGTAAATTTCAACTCTCCTCTTTTGTGGGACGTGTTTGCAATCTCTACGTACTTCTCTGTATCCTTAGTGTTTTGGTATATCGGTTTGATTCCTGATTTTGCAACAATTAGAGATAGAGCAACTGGTATTAGAAAATCAATCTATGGTGCCTTGGCATTTGGTTGGGATGGTGCTGCAAAAACTTGGAGCAGATATGAGTCAGTTGCCTTGATTTTGGCTGGTTTGGCTACCCCGTTGGTACTTTCAGTACACACGATTGTATCCTTTGACTTTGCCACTTCAGTTATCCCAGGATGGCATACTACAATCTTCCCTCCATACTTCGTGGCGGGTGCGATTTTCTCAGGATTTGCTATGGTATTAACCTTGATGATTATTACAAGAAAACTATTCAAACTGGAAGATTATATCACTATTGGCCATATTGAGTTAATGAATATCGTTATCATCATAACTGGTTCAATTGTAGGTATTGCCTACATCACAGAATTCTTTATTGCTTGGTATTCAGGTGTTGCTGCTGAGCAGTACGCATTTGTCAATAGAGCGTTTGGACCTTACTGGTGGGCATATTGGTCAATGATGACTTGTAATGTGATTTCTCCTCAGTTATTCTGGTTTAAGAAGATTAGAACTTCTATTGTACTGACGTTTATCCTTTCTTTGGTGGTAAACATCGGTATGTGGTTTGAGCGTTTTGTAATCATTGTAACCTCTCTT encodes:
- a CDS encoding xanthine dehydrogenase family protein molybdopterin-binding subunit, producing the protein MKLLKTNRRDFLKKSGQLLIGFQLFPLLNCTTKEDELHAIYNGIPERPHLGRELIDSWIRLDSEGHVTVLTGKKELGQGIRTALIQIAADELQVDINRCHIINGDTGQTANEGYTAGSNSIEGSGKAIRQAAAEAKFFLVQLASERLDVPLESLTIKDGSIYAADNRQVSYWELLDGQYYKRHITGNAPILEPAQHQYVGKPIPREDIRQLVQGKAHFVHDLSFPDMVHARVLHPPSYGAQLEELKKDKITALPGISDVLVDGNFVAVIAEREYQAVKAWEKMKVIAVWEKPSIETMPSQLFSDMRKHAQKPEVIRTDPKTISSISNAELRLKASYQKPYHMHASAGPSCALAKWTEEGLTVWSPTQGVYPLRATLSDLFSLDPEKIRCIGVPGSGCYGHNGADDVSAEAAIIAQKYPNKTIRLQWMREDEHQWEPYGSAMILDLEAGISADGYLQAMESNLWSDTHSTRPNGQAGHFVSARHLEKSIPFNKRGFSGGAYRNAIPLYIVPHYNLYLHNYEGPLRTSALRGLGAYANIFALESFIDELASLAGLDPFVFRIQNLQDPRAIAVLEELRDKTNWASRNSQENKGYGIAFSQYKNSAAYFAVLAEVELSSDKKSYTLQKLTGVIDAGQCINPDGLINQTEGGMIQSASWTMMEAVSYDENGILSRDWNSYPIISSKDIPVVEVQIINRPELPPLGAGEAAQGPVAAAIANAVFDCTGTRVRELPIKI
- a CDS encoding (2Fe-2S)-binding protein, translated to MNKSIELHINGERKLLEADPEEPLLYILRNDFALKGPKFGCGLHQCGSCMVLSNGEASYTCRIPCATFEGKKIQTIEGLSQNGKTHPIQEAFFDVQAAQCGYCVNGMIIAALALIKDVPKPSEKEIKEALSKVICRCGTHSRFVDVVKKFTSTT
- a CDS encoding c-type cytochrome is translated as MSIKRSLLSVPLRFGYVMMFFFLLLGSGVMAANPEVSDSEEAIAAGKSIFNTNCKTCHRLDQKNVGPALRGVTDRHSIEWTTKFIRNSQALIATGDAEAVAIYNEYNQLAMPPHEFLSDDDVMNLLAYIEYGDKAEAVAATGDGGGAVAQGGGSGIPSEYLTIILAVLVVVLLLILIVLGLIISILTKYLGNQNLEEDDKEYINQRFDFKKLVKSDAFVLIVTALVVALVAKTAIDGLYSVGIQQGYAPTQPIAFSHALHAGQYEMECQYCHTGVELGKSANIPSANICMNCHMHIQNVGGQDGMSPEIAKIYAAVEENRPIEWVRIHNLPDLAYFNHAQHVAVGGIECQTCHGPIEEMEVVYQHSTLTMGWCIDCHRQTDIKAQGNEYYDKLVQLHSSSKGSLKVKDIGGLECSKCHY
- a CDS encoding TAT-variant-translocated molybdopterin oxidoreductase, with the translated sequence MKENKKTYWKGLEELTNDESVVRNAEREFPEGPSNLDGSSRRDFLKMMGFSLAAASLAACEAPVRKAIPYVNKPVDINPSIPNYYASTFASGGDYASIVVKTREGRPIKIDGNELSPISQGGTSAIVEASVLSLYDKQRVAGPMIDGEKVEWAALDAQVKSQLASAGSVKIVTNTILSPSTEKALQQFAEAFGGAEIISYDPVSSYGITKAAELTYGTAMLPTYRFDKASVIVSFAADFLGTWISPIEFAKQYSKTRKITKEKPEMSRHFQFESNLSLTGANADYRTPIKASQTGLAVLALYNALAKKAGGATFNAAAVDVAYLDKAANELWANRGKSIVVASSNDPNVQIVINAINDLLDNNGVTVDFSTPSYFRKGNDVNMNQFVADLKSGRVGGVVFYNCNPVYDYVKGAELGEAIAKAKVSITTNGTLDETASLVKMVAPDHHYLESWNDFNPRKGHYSLSQPVISPLFNTRQAQDSFLTWAGNDTNYYDFLQENWKSSFFASQSEIATFQEFWDRTLFNGVYTVESSSSPVNGSADLVVAASGITKVYKADNAGTELVVYTKVGIGSGAFSNNPWLQEMSDPISKATWDNYLTVSQAWAAEQGLKMFEGATKKAKVTIGEKSILVPVMVQPGQAKGTVGLALGYGRSKAGRVADGVGVNAYDLLTNANGFTTYDITDGVSIELTSDSYKIAQTQTHQTYMDRQYVIQESTLPEYKENPSAGRDFPKVYMEGEFVKPSKISLWKGHRYSNHHWGLAIDMNSCIGCGACTVACQVENNVSVVGKEEVLNRREMAWIRIDRYYSSPEGASSNKELEAAADNPEVIFQPMMCQHCNNAPCETVCPVAATTHSSEGLNQMTYNRCIGTRYCANNCPYKVRRFNWFKYHDNKAFAAVNVAQNDDMGKMVLNPDVTVRARGVIEKCSMCVQRIQSGKLTARKEGRRVQDGEINTACATACPTNAIVFGDMNDPESNITKMLKIEDNNDSPTKEVGEERAFHVLEYLNVNPNVWYFTKIRNKDKSEA
- the nrfD gene encoding NrfD/PsrC family molybdoenzyme membrane anchor subunit; the protein is MQVTSSVREPLITGGKTLKDVTHDISRQVEGKPSIGWILGLLVSLGALGLGGLALAATLWEGIGMWGLNKTVGWAWDITNFVWWVGIGHAGTLISAVLLLFRQKWRMAINRAAEAMTIFAVICAAMFPVIHMGRPWVGAYWALPLPNTWGSLWVNFNSPLLWDVFAISTYFSVSLVFWYIGLIPDFATIRDRATGIRKSIYGALAFGWDGAAKTWSRYESVALILAGLATPLVLSVHTIVSFDFATSVIPGWHTTIFPPYFVAGAIFSGFAMVLTLMIITRKLFKLEDYITIGHIELMNIVIIITGSIVGIAYITEFFIAWYSGVAAEQYAFVNRAFGPYWWAYWSMMTCNVISPQLFWFKKIRTSIVLTFILSLVVNIGMWFERFVIIVTSLHRDFLPSSWAMFYPTWADVGVYLFTFGLFFTLFLLFAKFFPVINMAEVKSIVKSSSEKVTK